A stretch of the Acyrthosiphon pisum isolate AL4f chromosome A2, pea_aphid_22Mar2018_4r6ur, whole genome shotgun sequence genome encodes the following:
- the LOC100568914 gene encoding CREB-regulated transcription coactivator 2 isoform X2, with protein sequence MANPRKFSEKIALHNQKQAEETAAFEKIMREVSDATTVKLLANGCEEVVVNPNQQARGRPVGYRERGRSVGSVGPMRSEKRSADKSPYSSGPYLSPPPPDTSWRRTHSDSALHQSVSQSSSTESLAHLHSPGSQRRTLIDNQQYDKKRYLSASPDKRPRSCCDVPRVPGIHVFTTQQEPGVVQIPIGNNTGSLPDLTNFQFSQPIHAPLDQDDQYNLSSPYNSNSPLTTDGCSPQGSQGSQGTPSQSPSVLSPVSINSRTPPTRFSFTSSPPPDSPTQTTVVTCDIVLPNHLSVPYFMNHRLQRTCKGFTVDNSPGNGNSGENCNNNIKMQMLGQNSNMNCVTGQMNGIKMNSVQTLMYQHIPLSPAQQQTHQSCGLVDGQTEINSSHLNIGNSQINNINTLGSYRNQQSNRPSPQSSPGLTIQYGSSSPLCSSPQSPSSPSSSSVSSTNQHQNYQTQKDFYSNLTQTNNLQHHFENFSMLDWNQVMQSLKDSNPSTWITAEIQLDSPVSTGLEYIGSPTNTYLQQNEEYVNSEMTADMGYFSTSPSQSLQFPNQTHTTPNTPSSIPDIILTDFSNGDQLDNQNDFVKELNTTNAFDTDFFTNEDSIRQGLVDQIDLDHLEHLQMLAEPINDESTNNDHNGHFQM encoded by the exons TTACTGGCAAACGGTTGTGAAGAAGTAGTTGTTAATCCAAATCAACAAGCTCGAGGTCGACCAGTTGGTTACAGGGAGCGTGGCCGTAGTGTTGGTTCAGTGGGCCCAATGAGATCAGAAAAACGATCGGCTGATAAGTCACCTTACTCTAGCGGACCTTATTTATCACCTCCTCCACCTGATACCAGCTGGAGGCGTACTCATTCAGATTCAGCTTTACATCAAAGTGTGTCGCAGAGCAGTTCTACTGAATCGTTGGCTCATCTACATAGTCCTGGATCTCAGCGCAGAA CCTTAATTGATAACCAGCAGTATGATAAGAAAAGGTATTTGTCAGCTTCACCGGATAAAAGACCTAGGTCTTGTTGTGACGTACCTAGAGTTCCTGGAATTCA CGTTTTTACCACTCAACAAGAACCAGGTGTTGTTCAAATACCCATTGGTAACAATACTGGTTCATTACCAGACCTCACTAACTTTCAGTTTTCTCAGCCAATCCATGCCCCTCTTGATCAGGATGACCAGTATAACTTATCATCTCCTTATAATAGCAAC AGCCCACTAACGACAGATGGTTGTAGTCCACAAGGTTCTCAAGGCTCTCAAGGTACTCCGAGCCAGAGTCCAAGTGTCCTATCCCCAGTATCAATTAACAGCCGTACACCACCTACACGGTTTTCATTTACAAGTTCACCACCACCTGATTCTCCTACCCAAACTACTGTGGTCACTTGTGACATTGTGTTACCa AATCACCTTAGTGTTCCTTACTTTATGAACCATAGGTTACAACGCACATGTAAG GGATTTACTGTAGATAATAGTCCAGGAAATGGTAATTCAGGAGAgaactgcaataataatattaaaatgcaaatgttgggtcaaaattcaaacatgAACTGTGTAACTGGTCAAATGAATGGCATAAAAATGAACTCTGTACAAACACTTATGTATCAGCATATTCCACTGTCACCAGCACAACAACAAACTCACCAGTCGTGTGGTCTTGTTGATGGTCAAACTGAAATAAATTCCTCACAT TTAAACATAGGAAATTCccaaattaacaatataaatacattaggATCATATAGAAATCAACAATCTAACAGGCCAAGTCCACAATCATCTCCAGGACTTACAATtcaa tatggAAGTTCCAGTCCATTGTGTAGCAGTCCACAGAGCCCATCCTCCCCTAGTAGTTCTTCAGTTAGTAGCACTAATCAACATCAAAACTATCAAACGcaaaaagatttttattcaaatctgACACAGACTAACAATCTTCAAcaccattttgaaaatttctctATG CTGGACTGGAATCAGGTGATGCAATCGCTAAAAGATTCAAATCCATCAACTTGGATAACTGCCGAAATCCAG CTTGATAGTCCTGTGTCTACAGGATTGGAATACATAGGCTCTCCCACTAACACATACTTGCAACAG AATGAGGAATATGTGAATTCAGAAATGACAGCTGATATGGGATATTTTAGCACTTCGCCATCTCAGTCCCTCCAATTCCCCAACCAAACTCATACAACACCTAATACTCCTTCCAGTATTCCTGACATAATACTTACag ATTTTTCTAATGGAGATCAATTGGATAACCAAAACGATTTTGTGAAAGAATTAAATACCACAAATGCATTTGATACTGACTTCTTCACCAACGAAGACAGCATTAGGCAGGGTCTTGTTGATCAGATTGATCTAGATCACTTGGAACATTTACAAATGTTAGCTGAACCAATCAATGATGAATCAACTAACAACGACCACAATGGTCACTTTCAAATGTAA
- the LOC100568914 gene encoding CREB-regulated transcription coactivator 1 isoform X4, with protein sequence MANPRKFSEKIALHNQKQAEETAAFEKIMREVSDATTVKLLANGCEEVVVNPNQQARGRPVGYRERGRSVGSVGPMRSEKRSADKSPYSSGPYLSPPPPDTSWRRTHSDSALHQSVSQSSSTESLAHLHSPGSQRRTLIDNQQYDKKRYLSASPDKRPRSCCDVPRVPGIHVFTTQQEPGVVQIPIGNNTGSLPDLTNFQFSQPIHAPLDQDDQYNLSSPYNSNSPLTTDGCSPQGSQGSQGTPSQSPSVLSPVSINSRTPPTRFSFTSSPPPDSPTQTTVVTCDIVLPNHLSVPYFMNHRLQRTCKGFTVDNSPGNGNSGENCNNNIKMQMLGQNSNMNCVTGQMNGIKMNSVQTLMYQHIPLSPAQQQTHQSCGLVDGQTEINSSHLNIGNSQINNINTLGSYRNQQSNRPSPQSSPGLTIQYGSSSPLCSSPQSPSSPSSSSVSSTNQHQNYQTQKDFYSNLTQTNNLQHHFENFSMLDSPVSTGLEYIGSPTNTYLQQNEEYVNSEMTADMGYFSTSPSQSLQFPNQTHTTPNTPSSIPDIILTDFSNGDQLDNQNDFVKELNTTNAFDTDFFTNEDSIRQGLVDQIDLDHLEHLQMLAEPINDESTNNDHNGHFQM encoded by the exons TTACTGGCAAACGGTTGTGAAGAAGTAGTTGTTAATCCAAATCAACAAGCTCGAGGTCGACCAGTTGGTTACAGGGAGCGTGGCCGTAGTGTTGGTTCAGTGGGCCCAATGAGATCAGAAAAACGATCGGCTGATAAGTCACCTTACTCTAGCGGACCTTATTTATCACCTCCTCCACCTGATACCAGCTGGAGGCGTACTCATTCAGATTCAGCTTTACATCAAAGTGTGTCGCAGAGCAGTTCTACTGAATCGTTGGCTCATCTACATAGTCCTGGATCTCAGCGCAGAA CCTTAATTGATAACCAGCAGTATGATAAGAAAAGGTATTTGTCAGCTTCACCGGATAAAAGACCTAGGTCTTGTTGTGACGTACCTAGAGTTCCTGGAATTCA CGTTTTTACCACTCAACAAGAACCAGGTGTTGTTCAAATACCCATTGGTAACAATACTGGTTCATTACCAGACCTCACTAACTTTCAGTTTTCTCAGCCAATCCATGCCCCTCTTGATCAGGATGACCAGTATAACTTATCATCTCCTTATAATAGCAAC AGCCCACTAACGACAGATGGTTGTAGTCCACAAGGTTCTCAAGGCTCTCAAGGTACTCCGAGCCAGAGTCCAAGTGTCCTATCCCCAGTATCAATTAACAGCCGTACACCACCTACACGGTTTTCATTTACAAGTTCACCACCACCTGATTCTCCTACCCAAACTACTGTGGTCACTTGTGACATTGTGTTACCa AATCACCTTAGTGTTCCTTACTTTATGAACCATAGGTTACAACGCACATGTAAG GGATTTACTGTAGATAATAGTCCAGGAAATGGTAATTCAGGAGAgaactgcaataataatattaaaatgcaaatgttgggtcaaaattcaaacatgAACTGTGTAACTGGTCAAATGAATGGCATAAAAATGAACTCTGTACAAACACTTATGTATCAGCATATTCCACTGTCACCAGCACAACAACAAACTCACCAGTCGTGTGGTCTTGTTGATGGTCAAACTGAAATAAATTCCTCACAT TTAAACATAGGAAATTCccaaattaacaatataaatacattaggATCATATAGAAATCAACAATCTAACAGGCCAAGTCCACAATCATCTCCAGGACTTACAATtcaa tatggAAGTTCCAGTCCATTGTGTAGCAGTCCACAGAGCCCATCCTCCCCTAGTAGTTCTTCAGTTAGTAGCACTAATCAACATCAAAACTATCAAACGcaaaaagatttttattcaaatctgACACAGACTAACAATCTTCAAcaccattttgaaaatttctctATG CTTGATAGTCCTGTGTCTACAGGATTGGAATACATAGGCTCTCCCACTAACACATACTTGCAACAG AATGAGGAATATGTGAATTCAGAAATGACAGCTGATATGGGATATTTTAGCACTTCGCCATCTCAGTCCCTCCAATTCCCCAACCAAACTCATACAACACCTAATACTCCTTCCAGTATTCCTGACATAATACTTACag ATTTTTCTAATGGAGATCAATTGGATAACCAAAACGATTTTGTGAAAGAATTAAATACCACAAATGCATTTGATACTGACTTCTTCACCAACGAAGACAGCATTAGGCAGGGTCTTGTTGATCAGATTGATCTAGATCACTTGGAACATTTACAAATGTTAGCTGAACCAATCAATGATGAATCAACTAACAACGACCACAATGGTCACTTTCAAATGTAA
- the LOC100568914 gene encoding CREB-regulated transcription coactivator 1 isoform X3 codes for MANPRKFSEKIALHNQKQAEETAAFEKIMREVSDATTVKLLANGCEEVVVNPNQQARGRPVGYRERGRSVGSVGPMRSEKRSADKSPYSSGPYLSPPPPDTSWRRTHSDSALHQSVSQSSSTESLAHLHSPGSQRRTLIDNQQYDKKRYLSASPDKRPRSCCDVPRVPGIHVFTTQQEPGVVQIPIGNNTGSLPDLTNFQFSQPIHAPLDQDDQYNLSSPYNSNSPLTTDGCSPQGSQGSQGTPSQSPSVLSPVSINSRTPPTRFSFTSSPPPDSPTQTTVVTCDIVLPGFTVDNSPGNGNSGENCNNNIKMQMLGQNSNMNCVTGQMNGIKMNSVQTLMYQHIPLSPAQQQTHQSCGLVDGQTEINSSHLNIGNSQINNINTLGSYRNQQSNRPSPQSSPGLTIQYGSSSPLCSSPQSPSSPSSSSVSSTNQHQNYQTQKDFYSNLTQTNNLQHHFENFSMDMMLDWNQVMQSLKDSNPSTWITAEIQLDSPVSTGLEYIGSPTNTYLQQNEEYVNSEMTADMGYFSTSPSQSLQFPNQTHTTPNTPSSIPDIILTDFSNGDQLDNQNDFVKELNTTNAFDTDFFTNEDSIRQGLVDQIDLDHLEHLQMLAEPINDESTNNDHNGHFQM; via the exons TTACTGGCAAACGGTTGTGAAGAAGTAGTTGTTAATCCAAATCAACAAGCTCGAGGTCGACCAGTTGGTTACAGGGAGCGTGGCCGTAGTGTTGGTTCAGTGGGCCCAATGAGATCAGAAAAACGATCGGCTGATAAGTCACCTTACTCTAGCGGACCTTATTTATCACCTCCTCCACCTGATACCAGCTGGAGGCGTACTCATTCAGATTCAGCTTTACATCAAAGTGTGTCGCAGAGCAGTTCTACTGAATCGTTGGCTCATCTACATAGTCCTGGATCTCAGCGCAGAA CCTTAATTGATAACCAGCAGTATGATAAGAAAAGGTATTTGTCAGCTTCACCGGATAAAAGACCTAGGTCTTGTTGTGACGTACCTAGAGTTCCTGGAATTCA CGTTTTTACCACTCAACAAGAACCAGGTGTTGTTCAAATACCCATTGGTAACAATACTGGTTCATTACCAGACCTCACTAACTTTCAGTTTTCTCAGCCAATCCATGCCCCTCTTGATCAGGATGACCAGTATAACTTATCATCTCCTTATAATAGCAAC AGCCCACTAACGACAGATGGTTGTAGTCCACAAGGTTCTCAAGGCTCTCAAGGTACTCCGAGCCAGAGTCCAAGTGTCCTATCCCCAGTATCAATTAACAGCCGTACACCACCTACACGGTTTTCATTTACAAGTTCACCACCACCTGATTCTCCTACCCAAACTACTGTGGTCACTTGTGACATTGTGTTACCa GGATTTACTGTAGATAATAGTCCAGGAAATGGTAATTCAGGAGAgaactgcaataataatattaaaatgcaaatgttgggtcaaaattcaaacatgAACTGTGTAACTGGTCAAATGAATGGCATAAAAATGAACTCTGTACAAACACTTATGTATCAGCATATTCCACTGTCACCAGCACAACAACAAACTCACCAGTCGTGTGGTCTTGTTGATGGTCAAACTGAAATAAATTCCTCACAT TTAAACATAGGAAATTCccaaattaacaatataaatacattaggATCATATAGAAATCAACAATCTAACAGGCCAAGTCCACAATCATCTCCAGGACTTACAATtcaa tatggAAGTTCCAGTCCATTGTGTAGCAGTCCACAGAGCCCATCCTCCCCTAGTAGTTCTTCAGTTAGTAGCACTAATCAACATCAAAACTATCAAACGcaaaaagatttttattcaaatctgACACAGACTAACAATCTTCAAcaccattttgaaaatttctctATG GATATGATG CTGGACTGGAATCAGGTGATGCAATCGCTAAAAGATTCAAATCCATCAACTTGGATAACTGCCGAAATCCAG CTTGATAGTCCTGTGTCTACAGGATTGGAATACATAGGCTCTCCCACTAACACATACTTGCAACAG AATGAGGAATATGTGAATTCAGAAATGACAGCTGATATGGGATATTTTAGCACTTCGCCATCTCAGTCCCTCCAATTCCCCAACCAAACTCATACAACACCTAATACTCCTTCCAGTATTCCTGACATAATACTTACag ATTTTTCTAATGGAGATCAATTGGATAACCAAAACGATTTTGTGAAAGAATTAAATACCACAAATGCATTTGATACTGACTTCTTCACCAACGAAGACAGCATTAGGCAGGGTCTTGTTGATCAGATTGATCTAGATCACTTGGAACATTTACAAATGTTAGCTGAACCAATCAATGATGAATCAACTAACAACGACCACAATGGTCACTTTCAAATGTAA
- the LOC100568914 gene encoding CREB-regulated transcription coactivator 1 isoform X6, translating to MANPRKFSEKIALHNQKQAEETAAFEKIMREVSDATTVKLLANGCEEVVVNPNQQARGRPVGYRERGRSVGSVGPMRSEKRSADKSPYSSGPYLSPPPPDTSWRRTHSDSALHQSVSQSSSTESLAHLHSPGSQRRTLIDNQQYDKKRYLSASPDKRPRSCCDVPRVPGIHVFTTQQEPGVVQIPIGNNTGSLPDLTNFQFSQPIHAPLDQDDQYNLSSPYNSNGFTVDNSPGNGNSGENCNNNIKMQMLGQNSNMNCVTGQMNGIKMNSVQTLMYQHIPLSPAQQQTHQSCGLVDGQTEINSSHLNIGNSQINNINTLGSYRNQQSNRPSPQSSPGLTIQYGSSSPLCSSPQSPSSPSSSSVSSTNQHQNYQTQKDFYSNLTQTNNLQHHFENFSMDMMLDWNQVMQSLKDSNPSTWITAEIQLDSPVSTGLEYIGSPTNTYLQQNEEYVNSEMTADMGYFSTSPSQSLQFPNQTHTTPNTPSSIPDIILTDFSNGDQLDNQNDFVKELNTTNAFDTDFFTNEDSIRQGLVDQIDLDHLEHLQMLAEPINDESTNNDHNGHFQM from the exons TTACTGGCAAACGGTTGTGAAGAAGTAGTTGTTAATCCAAATCAACAAGCTCGAGGTCGACCAGTTGGTTACAGGGAGCGTGGCCGTAGTGTTGGTTCAGTGGGCCCAATGAGATCAGAAAAACGATCGGCTGATAAGTCACCTTACTCTAGCGGACCTTATTTATCACCTCCTCCACCTGATACCAGCTGGAGGCGTACTCATTCAGATTCAGCTTTACATCAAAGTGTGTCGCAGAGCAGTTCTACTGAATCGTTGGCTCATCTACATAGTCCTGGATCTCAGCGCAGAA CCTTAATTGATAACCAGCAGTATGATAAGAAAAGGTATTTGTCAGCTTCACCGGATAAAAGACCTAGGTCTTGTTGTGACGTACCTAGAGTTCCTGGAATTCA CGTTTTTACCACTCAACAAGAACCAGGTGTTGTTCAAATACCCATTGGTAACAATACTGGTTCATTACCAGACCTCACTAACTTTCAGTTTTCTCAGCCAATCCATGCCCCTCTTGATCAGGATGACCAGTATAACTTATCATCTCCTTATAATAGCAAC GGATTTACTGTAGATAATAGTCCAGGAAATGGTAATTCAGGAGAgaactgcaataataatattaaaatgcaaatgttgggtcaaaattcaaacatgAACTGTGTAACTGGTCAAATGAATGGCATAAAAATGAACTCTGTACAAACACTTATGTATCAGCATATTCCACTGTCACCAGCACAACAACAAACTCACCAGTCGTGTGGTCTTGTTGATGGTCAAACTGAAATAAATTCCTCACAT TTAAACATAGGAAATTCccaaattaacaatataaatacattaggATCATATAGAAATCAACAATCTAACAGGCCAAGTCCACAATCATCTCCAGGACTTACAATtcaa tatggAAGTTCCAGTCCATTGTGTAGCAGTCCACAGAGCCCATCCTCCCCTAGTAGTTCTTCAGTTAGTAGCACTAATCAACATCAAAACTATCAAACGcaaaaagatttttattcaaatctgACACAGACTAACAATCTTCAAcaccattttgaaaatttctctATG GATATGATG CTGGACTGGAATCAGGTGATGCAATCGCTAAAAGATTCAAATCCATCAACTTGGATAACTGCCGAAATCCAG CTTGATAGTCCTGTGTCTACAGGATTGGAATACATAGGCTCTCCCACTAACACATACTTGCAACAG AATGAGGAATATGTGAATTCAGAAATGACAGCTGATATGGGATATTTTAGCACTTCGCCATCTCAGTCCCTCCAATTCCCCAACCAAACTCATACAACACCTAATACTCCTTCCAGTATTCCTGACATAATACTTACag ATTTTTCTAATGGAGATCAATTGGATAACCAAAACGATTTTGTGAAAGAATTAAATACCACAAATGCATTTGATACTGACTTCTTCACCAACGAAGACAGCATTAGGCAGGGTCTTGTTGATCAGATTGATCTAGATCACTTGGAACATTTACAAATGTTAGCTGAACCAATCAATGATGAATCAACTAACAACGACCACAATGGTCACTTTCAAATGTAA
- the LOC100568914 gene encoding CREB-regulated transcription coactivator 2 isoform X1, which produces MANPRKFSEKIALHNQKQAEETAAFEKIMREVSDATTVKLLANGCEEVVVNPNQQARGRPVGYRERGRSVGSVGPMRSEKRSADKSPYSSGPYLSPPPPDTSWRRTHSDSALHQSVSQSSSTESLAHLHSPGSQRRTLIDNQQYDKKRYLSASPDKRPRSCCDVPRVPGIHVFTTQQEPGVVQIPIGNNTGSLPDLTNFQFSQPIHAPLDQDDQYNLSSPYNSNSPLTTDGCSPQGSQGSQGTPSQSPSVLSPVSINSRTPPTRFSFTSSPPPDSPTQTTVVTCDIVLPNHLSVPYFMNHRLQRTCKGFTVDNSPGNGNSGENCNNNIKMQMLGQNSNMNCVTGQMNGIKMNSVQTLMYQHIPLSPAQQQTHQSCGLVDGQTEINSSHLNIGNSQINNINTLGSYRNQQSNRPSPQSSPGLTIQYGSSSPLCSSPQSPSSPSSSSVSSTNQHQNYQTQKDFYSNLTQTNNLQHHFENFSMDMMLDWNQVMQSLKDSNPSTWITAEIQLDSPVSTGLEYIGSPTNTYLQQNEEYVNSEMTADMGYFSTSPSQSLQFPNQTHTTPNTPSSIPDIILTDFSNGDQLDNQNDFVKELNTTNAFDTDFFTNEDSIRQGLVDQIDLDHLEHLQMLAEPINDESTNNDHNGHFQM; this is translated from the exons TTACTGGCAAACGGTTGTGAAGAAGTAGTTGTTAATCCAAATCAACAAGCTCGAGGTCGACCAGTTGGTTACAGGGAGCGTGGCCGTAGTGTTGGTTCAGTGGGCCCAATGAGATCAGAAAAACGATCGGCTGATAAGTCACCTTACTCTAGCGGACCTTATTTATCACCTCCTCCACCTGATACCAGCTGGAGGCGTACTCATTCAGATTCAGCTTTACATCAAAGTGTGTCGCAGAGCAGTTCTACTGAATCGTTGGCTCATCTACATAGTCCTGGATCTCAGCGCAGAA CCTTAATTGATAACCAGCAGTATGATAAGAAAAGGTATTTGTCAGCTTCACCGGATAAAAGACCTAGGTCTTGTTGTGACGTACCTAGAGTTCCTGGAATTCA CGTTTTTACCACTCAACAAGAACCAGGTGTTGTTCAAATACCCATTGGTAACAATACTGGTTCATTACCAGACCTCACTAACTTTCAGTTTTCTCAGCCAATCCATGCCCCTCTTGATCAGGATGACCAGTATAACTTATCATCTCCTTATAATAGCAAC AGCCCACTAACGACAGATGGTTGTAGTCCACAAGGTTCTCAAGGCTCTCAAGGTACTCCGAGCCAGAGTCCAAGTGTCCTATCCCCAGTATCAATTAACAGCCGTACACCACCTACACGGTTTTCATTTACAAGTTCACCACCACCTGATTCTCCTACCCAAACTACTGTGGTCACTTGTGACATTGTGTTACCa AATCACCTTAGTGTTCCTTACTTTATGAACCATAGGTTACAACGCACATGTAAG GGATTTACTGTAGATAATAGTCCAGGAAATGGTAATTCAGGAGAgaactgcaataataatattaaaatgcaaatgttgggtcaaaattcaaacatgAACTGTGTAACTGGTCAAATGAATGGCATAAAAATGAACTCTGTACAAACACTTATGTATCAGCATATTCCACTGTCACCAGCACAACAACAAACTCACCAGTCGTGTGGTCTTGTTGATGGTCAAACTGAAATAAATTCCTCACAT TTAAACATAGGAAATTCccaaattaacaatataaatacattaggATCATATAGAAATCAACAATCTAACAGGCCAAGTCCACAATCATCTCCAGGACTTACAATtcaa tatggAAGTTCCAGTCCATTGTGTAGCAGTCCACAGAGCCCATCCTCCCCTAGTAGTTCTTCAGTTAGTAGCACTAATCAACATCAAAACTATCAAACGcaaaaagatttttattcaaatctgACACAGACTAACAATCTTCAAcaccattttgaaaatttctctATG GATATGATG CTGGACTGGAATCAGGTGATGCAATCGCTAAAAGATTCAAATCCATCAACTTGGATAACTGCCGAAATCCAG CTTGATAGTCCTGTGTCTACAGGATTGGAATACATAGGCTCTCCCACTAACACATACTTGCAACAG AATGAGGAATATGTGAATTCAGAAATGACAGCTGATATGGGATATTTTAGCACTTCGCCATCTCAGTCCCTCCAATTCCCCAACCAAACTCATACAACACCTAATACTCCTTCCAGTATTCCTGACATAATACTTACag ATTTTTCTAATGGAGATCAATTGGATAACCAAAACGATTTTGTGAAAGAATTAAATACCACAAATGCATTTGATACTGACTTCTTCACCAACGAAGACAGCATTAGGCAGGGTCTTGTTGATCAGATTGATCTAGATCACTTGGAACATTTACAAATGTTAGCTGAACCAATCAATGATGAATCAACTAACAACGACCACAATGGTCACTTTCAAATGTAA
- the LOC100568914 gene encoding CREB-regulated transcription coactivator 1 isoform X5, protein MANPRKFSEKIALHNQKQAEETAAFEKIMREVSDATTVKLLANGCEEVVVNPNQQARGRPVGYRERGRSVGSVGPMRSEKRSADKSPYSSGPYLSPPPPDTSWRRTHSDSALHQSVSQSSSTESLAHLHSPGSQRRTLIDNQQYDKKRYLSASPDKRPRSCCDVPRVPGIHVFTTQQEPGVVQIPIGNNTGSLPDLTNFQFSQPIHAPLDQDDQYNLSSPYNSNNHLSVPYFMNHRLQRTCKGFTVDNSPGNGNSGENCNNNIKMQMLGQNSNMNCVTGQMNGIKMNSVQTLMYQHIPLSPAQQQTHQSCGLVDGQTEINSSHLNIGNSQINNINTLGSYRNQQSNRPSPQSSPGLTIQYGSSSPLCSSPQSPSSPSSSSVSSTNQHQNYQTQKDFYSNLTQTNNLQHHFENFSMDMMLDWNQVMQSLKDSNPSTWITAEIQLDSPVSTGLEYIGSPTNTYLQQNEEYVNSEMTADMGYFSTSPSQSLQFPNQTHTTPNTPSSIPDIILTDFSNGDQLDNQNDFVKELNTTNAFDTDFFTNEDSIRQGLVDQIDLDHLEHLQMLAEPINDESTNNDHNGHFQM, encoded by the exons TTACTGGCAAACGGTTGTGAAGAAGTAGTTGTTAATCCAAATCAACAAGCTCGAGGTCGACCAGTTGGTTACAGGGAGCGTGGCCGTAGTGTTGGTTCAGTGGGCCCAATGAGATCAGAAAAACGATCGGCTGATAAGTCACCTTACTCTAGCGGACCTTATTTATCACCTCCTCCACCTGATACCAGCTGGAGGCGTACTCATTCAGATTCAGCTTTACATCAAAGTGTGTCGCAGAGCAGTTCTACTGAATCGTTGGCTCATCTACATAGTCCTGGATCTCAGCGCAGAA CCTTAATTGATAACCAGCAGTATGATAAGAAAAGGTATTTGTCAGCTTCACCGGATAAAAGACCTAGGTCTTGTTGTGACGTACCTAGAGTTCCTGGAATTCA CGTTTTTACCACTCAACAAGAACCAGGTGTTGTTCAAATACCCATTGGTAACAATACTGGTTCATTACCAGACCTCACTAACTTTCAGTTTTCTCAGCCAATCCATGCCCCTCTTGATCAGGATGACCAGTATAACTTATCATCTCCTTATAATAGCAAC AATCACCTTAGTGTTCCTTACTTTATGAACCATAGGTTACAACGCACATGTAAG GGATTTACTGTAGATAATAGTCCAGGAAATGGTAATTCAGGAGAgaactgcaataataatattaaaatgcaaatgttgggtcaaaattcaaacatgAACTGTGTAACTGGTCAAATGAATGGCATAAAAATGAACTCTGTACAAACACTTATGTATCAGCATATTCCACTGTCACCAGCACAACAACAAACTCACCAGTCGTGTGGTCTTGTTGATGGTCAAACTGAAATAAATTCCTCACAT TTAAACATAGGAAATTCccaaattaacaatataaatacattaggATCATATAGAAATCAACAATCTAACAGGCCAAGTCCACAATCATCTCCAGGACTTACAATtcaa tatggAAGTTCCAGTCCATTGTGTAGCAGTCCACAGAGCCCATCCTCCCCTAGTAGTTCTTCAGTTAGTAGCACTAATCAACATCAAAACTATCAAACGcaaaaagatttttattcaaatctgACACAGACTAACAATCTTCAAcaccattttgaaaatttctctATG GATATGATG CTGGACTGGAATCAGGTGATGCAATCGCTAAAAGATTCAAATCCATCAACTTGGATAACTGCCGAAATCCAG CTTGATAGTCCTGTGTCTACAGGATTGGAATACATAGGCTCTCCCACTAACACATACTTGCAACAG AATGAGGAATATGTGAATTCAGAAATGACAGCTGATATGGGATATTTTAGCACTTCGCCATCTCAGTCCCTCCAATTCCCCAACCAAACTCATACAACACCTAATACTCCTTCCAGTATTCCTGACATAATACTTACag ATTTTTCTAATGGAGATCAATTGGATAACCAAAACGATTTTGTGAAAGAATTAAATACCACAAATGCATTTGATACTGACTTCTTCACCAACGAAGACAGCATTAGGCAGGGTCTTGTTGATCAGATTGATCTAGATCACTTGGAACATTTACAAATGTTAGCTGAACCAATCAATGATGAATCAACTAACAACGACCACAATGGTCACTTTCAAATGTAA